The Hermetia illucens chromosome 2, iHerIll2.2.curated.20191125, whole genome shotgun sequence genomic interval caaCTATATTGCGCTAACCATCCCAGAGTAGCCGACGAGTCAGTTGCCCCGGGAAGTCGTGGTACAGACGACTAGGACGACCGCACCAGTAACTAAGGCGCACAAGTATGATGACGTGCTAGGCATGTTTGGCGACCATATTTCTGGTTAGTTGGTGGAGTTTATATTTTAGTTTTCTGGTggcagagaagctgtttgacgACCTCCTTACTAGAACAATTTATTTCTAGTCTGTTTATGCTGTTGGTAGGCTTTGCTATTACTTCGTTGAAGTTTTCTTTCTGTTGCGCTAGTCAATTTCCCTTCGACATTTCTTTACAGGCTTCGCGGAGGCGCGCTTCCAGACACGGATGGGTTTCATTTATGAAGTAAAATTAAAGGAACTGTTACTTGAACTAAAGTGAATTAAAATTGCAATTGGGTTGCAACAGATACACGATGGATGCTTCaaaatagttttgtttttatctttttaaaaaatacacaCAATTAAatgcaatagttcttttagctTAGCTGTAAATTAGGCAGAGCAAATTGATAGTATGTTTCGCTTTTATAAAGCAAATCCATCTCTTCCGCTACCGTTTAACGTGGGCACATAGCATGACGGCCTCCGTCGACCGGAAGACTGGCGCCTGTGATGAAGCTGGCCATGTCGCTGGCGAGGAAGGTAATTGCGTTGGCCAGTTCATCAACAGTTCCTGGTCGACCTAAAGCGTGGGTCGTCTTTGAATGCTCTAAGAATTTCTTATATGTCTCCTCGTCCATTCCGCCGCGCTTGTGAAGGTTGGTCACGGTCACTCCGGGATTCACAGCGTTGCACCGAACACCCTTGGCAGCCAGCTCCAGAGCAACACATCGCGTGAATTGGTCGACTGAAGCCTTTGAGATGTTGTAAGCCAGAACTCCTGGGAAGGACCGAATTCCATTTACGCTGGACACATTCACGATGGCTCCTTTTGTCTTGATGAGGTGGGGGACGGCCAACATGGTCAAATGATAGATGGACCGGatattggtgttcatcactcGATCGAACTGCTCCATGCTAGTGTTTTCGATGGTTCCGCTTTCCAAGATCCCAGCATTGTTCACCAGCACGTCCAATTTGCCGAACTTGGAGATTGTTTCGCCGAGAATCCTCTCATTATCCTTCTCGTTGGTTACATCGCCGACAACAACAATTGGTTTCTGTCCGGCTGACCCGCACTCTTCAGCGACTTTATTTAGATTTTCTAATTTGCGTCCGCTTAGAGACAGCGATGCGCCTAATTTGGCGAAATGAAGAGCGGCTGCGGCTCCAATCCCGGAACTGGCCCCGGTGATAAGAACGACCTTTCCGGCGAAATTCATTCTGGAAAATTATGCTGAAAAGTGATCGTGGGAGTCGAACTTTATAATGAGAAATGTTATTATGAAATTCATGACGCGACTTACCTTAAGCTCAGCAAATGACTACGTCAATTAACGACTTAAAATAAAGTGTAAAAGAtaagtaaaaaaaatcaaacagatGCGAGGGAGCTGATAAATGTCACTCAATTGACAAGTGAATTGTGACGTCACAGTTGAAATGATAAGGAGCCGAGCCGCTGTATTCGAAAATGGTTTGTGTCGAAGATACAAAAGCTCTGAAGCTTTCAATTTAAGTTGGATGTGGCCCAGATGGTTTCATTGGGAAATTAAAGAATAAATACTGAAACGGTAGCTGAACGGTTGGGGGGATAACAGTTTTTGTGGCTCCTCGTTTTGACGACGGATTTTCGCAATCTCCTTCCGTTTTCAAAATATCGAAAATTGAAGTTTTCAAATTGGCCCCTAGctaaaaaatgtactttgtcacGGTTCCGGTAACTTTCTTTTACTAAAAATTTAGCtgatttttgattttgttgaaaattccaATTCATTCCTATTcattttcgtgcgaatttactgtaCTCCCAAGATGTCATAATATATAAGTATCACTTTGCAATAATTAACCTCACAACACAAGAAAATCAGAAAACTATTTATACCGAAAGCACCCTCACGACTTTTAGACAAATTTGGGAATAAAAAATATTCGAATTGCACCACGGGAAGGTATTATCTAATGCATTCTATCCACACCGAAGAGGGGCCCCTCACTCCCAAAGTATTTAATGTTTCCAAACCTCCCTTGGACTGTACTGGGGAAGAGaaagagggctgaattgaggtaaattcGGAGGAGAAACGTCGGATTAAACCAAATATTTAGGAAGCTCGATTGATTCTGTCAACGAAGTAGGAACTGAGACGAAGTTTCGTCGAATagtacacccaggtcttggaaggaggtcagtagtgaaacgAGTTGCCCATTGGGAGAATAGGAAAAGCATGTTGGGGAGcgtttaagggaatagcacatccagtggcatttgctgacattcagtgttagcttgttgaccgaacaccaacggactaaattatcaaggttggattgtaagagagcacagtccggCGGAGACTAAACCGAGCAAATTGACCtgtatgtatcatcatcatcatcaatggcgcaacagccggtatcagGTCTatgcttgccttaataaggaactgcagacaggTTTTGcttcgaggttcaccaattcgatatccctaaaatctgtctggtaCCCTGATCTaccccatcgcttcatctcaggtagggtctgtcttgtcttctttttctaccattgatattgcccttatagactttccgggctggatcattctccaTCCATACGCCccctgcaacctattgagccggattttatccacaaccagacggtcgtggctatggaatcgtccatctccaTGTAGGGggtgaaaaattcttcgggggattcttctctcgaacgcggccaagatttcgcaatttttctcgctaagaacccaggtttccgaggaatacataaggactggcaagatcatagtcttgtacagtaagagctttgatcctatggtgagacatttcgagcgaaacagtttttgaaaggtgaaaaaggctctgttggcaaccaacaaccgtgcgcgaatttcattgtcataactgttataggttgtgatttctaaccctagataggagaaattttcaacggtctgaaagttgtattctcttatcttcattgttttcgtttgaccagcgcgattcgatgttgttcgttcttttggttttggttttggttttggtactgacgttaccACAATGTAACTTCGTCGTGcctccattaatgtgcagcccaagatctcctgccgcctactcgatctggatgaaggtagactgcacatctcgggttgttcttcccatgatgtcaatatcatcagtgtaggccagtagttgggtggacttgaagaggatggtacctctcgcatttacgtctggatcgtgaatcactttggtggttgaagagaacgcatgataggccatccccttgtcttagaccgttattgatgttgaatggtctcgagagtgatcctgctgcttttatctggcacagccgtcagggtcagcctagtcagtcttattaatttcgttgggataccgaattatctcatggccgtgtacagttttaccctggctatgctgtcataggcggctttaaaatcgatatgaacatggtacaactgatgttcGTATTCCagaagtttttccattgcttgccgcagagagaaaatctgatctgttgctgatttgcctggtgtgaagcctctttggtacgagccaatgattttctgggcatatgggcctatctggcctagcaagatagtggagaatattttatagatggtactcagcaacctgatacctCTGCATCATATCctccttttcatgtatgggacagaGAATGCCTGGTTGCTAGTCATtaggcattgactcgctgtcccacaccttgagcatcagttaaccaattcggcagtaattccatcggttcctggcgacttatggtttttaagccggtggattgcacggactgtttcttgtatgcttggcggtggcagcatttgtctatcgtattcagttggcgggacttccaactcgccgatattttggttattgagcaattcatcaaaatattcaacccatcgctccaaagtGCCCATTctattggaaatcagatttcccagtCCCagtcccggcaggatgagcatcgaggtgtataaggcttaatcctggtgacttgttggtaaaactttcgcgcctggtgcggttgctccttatactcttcaagttcacaaacctgttggttcccccagactttctttttccgtctgtgaagtcgcttctccgctcgacggaataatccgcagtccgttatcattggtatctctatgtaagctataggagccgacgtatcgcctgaatacgggctcggcccctacttgactgttgaaatctccgagtatgattttgatatcatacttgggacgtGCTTCCAGGGTCCGttcaactgcttcgtagaaggtatccttttccgactctgcagtctcctctataggggcgtgaacgtttatgaggttatatttctaaatttgcctcgcaagcccagtgtgcataacctttcgcttatattttcgaagCCATAAAGTaggcttcattttttgactgactaagaaacctacaacaagcacatggtttactggatggccactataatatatggtgttgtgGCTCATTTTCAGGAAAACGATCCCTGTCCAACTAATTTCCTGAaatgctattacatcagccctatattcggacagggtatcgggcAGCTACTTTGGAGCTCTATCTCTGTACAAATCGTTATGGCGTTGTCGGTGcctggttcgtcgttgtaaagtccatcctgtccgaggctcctttgtggcttcataacgttggttttccttgtagggttgtcagccctaccaaaccgccaacctggaggaccagttggtacaatttgtcccgtttttaggcgcgggaaactcgcctccATCATTCtcggtctgcagcttttcgctaAGAATGAGCTCCCAAcgttcaccacgtggaggcgTCCTCATTCTCTCCGGAAAAGGAAAAACTGTATTGGCCCCCTGCGAAGCGACCTCGCCTCAATGAATGTGCGGATGACGCAGAAGACGACATTGACAGGGCATGATGATACTTCCGAGTCGAATTTTAAAGGCGAGGAATTATTTTAAGCCTCTTCCGAGTCACTACACTCCAAGagggaaaaaattaaatacttCGGAAGTGAGGGGCCCCCTCTTCGGTGTGGATGGAATGCATTAACCAAAACCTTCTGTGGTGTATTTCGAGTATTTTTTATAGTCAAATTTGCCTAAAAGTTGTGAGGAAACCTGAAGTTGGGTGCTGCCCGTATAAACAGTTTTTTGATTTTCTTGTGTTGTGAGGTTAGTTATTTTTAGCTACGTAATTGGTGTCGTGGATCCAAAGTGGCTTCCATGGAAAAACGCAAATAAATagtattataaataaaaattgtgagaaaaattaaaaaaataaaaatcaaattcttCGATAATCaggtttttaattaaaaattcgaTCAAACATCTCAATGGGCTAAGGTGACATTGAGGGTATACAGTTCCTATTTAAAACTAGTGGGAGAGATCGAGGAAAGAAAAGGGGATATGGCCGATACTGTGGATAAGATCCGAGTGAAAGGCCCCCTGCGAGAAGTCACGGAAAAGAGCAATGTTAGGAAAAAAGCTATAAAATTGGATACAGACGTCGGCGAAAAGGTTGATCTGAATAGAACCGCGATACTTCCGGATTTCTTGGTGAATAAGTCAAAACAAATCTTCAACAAGGACCAAGAGGAACAATTAAACTAGACTTAAACTTTGCATTCCAACAACTAAGTCTGTCGAAGGAACAGATCATCATCAATATTGAGGCAGGCATTAAGTTTGAAAGAAACGAATTAAAAGAAGCAACCCGTAATAATGTAGCTAGCATCCTTTCCTCGCATAATAAACCTGTCTCAAAGAACTTCGAATAGCGCAAAGACAAAGAAAAGTTATGAAGGAAAAGAtaaaagtggataaaggaaatgcggtcctaATAGTGGAGAAGACGGACTACGATGCGGCAACGCTCAGAAAACTTAGGACGGGAGGATACTTTACACTGAGGGAAGACCTTTTGAAGGATTCTATTAAACGGGGGAGAAAAGTATTAAAGGAATGCCGCCACATTGTTGAGAATCCCGCCAAACTTCGGACGCCCAACCCTGTACTGCCAAGAATAAAGGGTCTAGCATAGATCTACAAACCTGGCAACAAATTCCGGGAAATTATAACAGCCACAAACACGCCCACACGAAATATCGTCAAGTGACTGTTGAATCCATCCATCCCAGTGAAGGAGGCGCTTTTGTATCTGGAGGAGTGGCTACCGAATAAAAATCTCACATTCTTGGCGTGGAAAAGAGAAACAAGGGCGCTCATCAAACTTGCGAGGATATGCATCTCGGACAGCTACCTGATTCAGAAGAAACTTCTTCAAAGGAATCAGAGGGGAGgcaatggggaaccccctttcaCCCTTTTTGAGAGACGTATCCATGGCCACCGATTGTTCATTGTGCCCCTCACAGTTGAAAGAATTAGGAAAGAATCGACACCGGAGTGAATAGCGGCTTCCAAAGGTGGATTATCGAAAGACTGCTGTGGAAAAAAGCGAAACGGCAAGAAATTAGGACAATGACTTGGAAAGGAAACGAAGAATAGAGGTGAAACACCCGCTTCatcaaaacttttaaaaatgaTGAAACGGCTAAGTATCGACATGGTGCCACCGAGTAGGATTTACCAGCTCAGTAGCAGGCTGGGATCCGCCAAGGACCGAAAATTAAAACATGAATCCAGTGGGATAAATAAAATGACTTGTCCAGATTGTGAGAAGTGTTACATAGGACAAACCAAAAGACTTGTTTCGGTGCGCTGGGGAGAGCACGACAGAAAAGTGGAAACGGTCAGGACAAAGAATAAGAAGAGCACAACGCTGAAATCAATGATAGCACGGCACATGATTGAAAAGAGACATACCATCTCATGGGACAACGTAGAAGTCATCAAGGATTCTTGGAACAGGAGGAAGTTGGACGTGCAAGAGAGTTTGACGATTCTAGGAGAACCAGAATGGAACAGATTGAACCACGACACCGGCACCGTGCAACAGAAGGTCCTGAGAGAGACCCGAatgataaattaaatatttatagtaatataatcaCTAAGGGTAACATACAGGAgactaaaatttaatttttttaacaatGTTAGGTAGAAATTAGAAATTGACGGATTCAAGCTTAATTcagtattattatataataatgatAAACCGGCGTATTGTAACTTCTTTTTTTCGCCTTTGTCCGGTTCAGACCAGTCTTAGTGCGAATGACATGACCATACTGTCGAAGACGctactctcgcaatttttccatgattgaTGCAAGTCCATATCAAtcatggatatcctcatttcggatgggatcaaaatttgtcacgccactagtcgaaAGCAACAACTTCCtctccactaccgcaagacgctgttcattgtttttttatagtcggtcaacagtCAAAACCACAGAGGGCAGGGgtaacgacattgcggtagatttgaGACAGTtatggaacgctacttcatccaggttgcgttaatgcatacagcaatttcataacgcagttccctaTTGGCTGATagattgacccgagatatctaaatcgctcagttctgggcaggtcactgccgctgacagtgattgtgcctgtttcatggggatcggtcgtcaaaaattcagttttatttagattcattctgaaaccgtattgcatgaggcgatcattccataaagcaatgtatagggcgctggacgttgtatGTTCTATGTGAAAGTgcccacaacaagaacaaagaggagtggtgagagagcgcttccttgatgaacaccaacagagacacgaagcggttttgatacacccgccacacttcgaactttacttttcggatcgtggtagagcaattgaagccagtgtacgagttcttctagtactaagtgttgtcgtagagcagcgcagcgtgtattataTCAGTAGTTCccgacaaatccggcttgattcattgtaatttcaacgatttcgcgaatacggttgtcaagaatgcgttcaaaaatctccatggtatgggaaagtaaccggatcggacgataatttgaacattctgctggactatcttcctttttccatattgaaacagtggCACTttattgccagtcagatggcgaTGGTGATTTAgtgagccacagtattgggtccgAGCTCTTCGCtgtccgagtgtccagtttattgtaaagatctttgtaatgaatAGCTCGAGTGACAGCTATCGCTTTCTTCACTttccggttggtattcttataaatttgccatcTGGGGAGCGTTTTATTATCGTAAAACTTGTGGTATAGgcctttcttttcacggactttcatttgaaCACCGTCATTCTAAAGCGAAGTATCCCGGTTGATGAATCAAAGGAATCtgtgagggatttagatacaataccaGTAGCCGACGTTTCATCATtggtttgagatagaattctcggaattgCCGGAGATGCATTGAACCTAGGAATACCTGGTTTTTGCAAAGTattcatttccgagaattttatacacgttctttggaatttgtcccgaacctcagcgtaGACTGCAGCCGGACCGTCAGTTTCAgcaatgacttcaagtcgaacacgctccctaatGATAGTGGCGAAACAGAGGCAGCATGCGAAGTCATCTGTCTTTGTGgggcctagacgtcgaactgcTTCACTATTAGTGACACTTTGTTGTCCATTATGGGAGCCCGACGCGCGTTTCAGACTGAAGCTGGCTATCCTTTCCCCTTTCATgactgggcttgggaccggctctACGTTGCGAAGGATGtaatcgtgatcggttttggaGGTGAACTGGCGATGTTGAAGTTACGAACCACGTAGGAAAAAGAGTATTGTCAATATCTGGGTTTGTAACCATGAGCCTGTCTGGAAATGTCACGGTATTGAGTTTTCACGACTCTTCTGTAAGTTGGaaggaggaggagcgaagtagtCTAGTTGCTGACCAAGTGACATTGTGACAGCTTTCAGGTTACGTGGATGTGACATGTTCGGAAAGAGGAATGCCTTCTGCCAGTAGATGAATTACTTTGATTTGACTTCATCCTAGTTTTATGTTATTATCAATAAGACCGAagaggaaatattttgaatatatattaaattttctttgaaaacaattcatttgaaaaatattgtcTCCAGCAAAATAAGGTTCGTTTGAATTAAATAAGTCAATAGAACtttcaaatataaacaatttcATAGATTAATTAACAATCCTGCGACATTGCCTTGGCTATTCTTTGTGTAATTTTTATTGGTTGGATCACGTGATGATGCAACACGTTGAGATGTCTAACATCATGATAAGgtcacatttttgatgacgtaGACCAGGATCAGATGAAGCTGGATTTATTTTGCTTGGTCTAGAAACTTTGAATCTATGAAGTGCACATACATAGATTTCCGAGCGGCAAAAACACTACTCATCCTTTTACGTAATTCTGAATATGCAATTTGTTATTGCACAATGTTGTTTGGGTTTTCTATTTTACATTTTGCAATTGGAAATTAAGATTTTATTGGAAGATCTAACTGATGTGAGTGTAGTCATCGTTCTAGAATAATACTCATAGCATGATGTGtggaaaatatattatataactcATCCGAACTATGAGTGTTTGGTACAAAGCTTCATTCAACATTTCCCAACTTACGATTTGGACTTTATGACCCATTGGTATTTCAGTTACAAGGTTCAACCTCACTAATAGAATAAATTGCAGGAAAAGTCCAGGTCAGCTCGTCTGCCCCGTCTACCTTTGCAAAATTATTCTGCTGAGATGTAAGGGGTAAAAAAAATCGAACTAGGGGAATAGTATTGCATCACTTTTataggttctgtgtaaaacaaaaccttattaaaatcgctttactctctgtctgtttttttgtgagggggtggaaatcttcaaaagacattggCCTGGACATGCCAGCGCGTGGGattctcactaaaaccacccccgactcccctcaAGCTCGGTGGAACCACcctacggtattacatcacggggcggagtcagctcattttatcttggtcccctttcgtctctgcgcggcgtacgtaaccgcacttttctagtctcctctgcctttcgcagtttactctggatacatgcgaccatggagtttaTCGCATCGCAGTCTTCCTGGTAcgagtctcttctagattctttctttcctccacaaacctttcccagtggaagaatacatgcacaCCTGAACGGGtactgacgatatcctccatgccccgtgagaaacagggtatgattataattaatctctccgtgctgtctctccaaccactatTTGATGGCAGGATGAGCCCGTGTGTCcgcctttcccgagcgttcccaacgctcttgctatttatttagagatctctccctttcggcgttcttcgtctgccataaaggagagataggctTCGCATAGTATACATTCGTCATCtgatttgccaagatgtcaacgggcatcattccagagatgacgaatgctgcatcctctGAGACCATCCTGAATGCCGagtacacccttagggctgttcttctgtagactgaactcagtttgttagctttAAATATAACTGCAATGCCGTTTCTCAAATTGGAGCAGTATAGAGCAGTAAAGGTAGGTACAGGAACTCAATTCGTCGTCTGTAAAAACACTCGACGATCTGTTAACTACAAGCCTATACGCTCCGTTGCCGTCTCTCAGGGGCATTCGTTTTTTCTGCTCGCATTTGTATACTACATAGATAAAGTTTGAAAAGTGTAGAGTCTATTGGGGATCTATAAAGTCATCAttatgccaccaccaagtatgggagaaacagtccgtgaaattcatcgacttgaaaatcataagtcgtcaggagccgatggaattacagttgaattagttaaatatggaggcgaccagttacaccaagtggttcctcTACTttcgctcaaggtatgggacagcgaatcaatgcctgacgactggcaaagaggcattttccgtattatacataaaaatggagatatcacacagtgcagcaattatagaggtatcacgttgctgagtaccatctataagatattctccgctatcttgctaggccggatagccccgtacgcccagaacatcattggcccatactaaaggggcttcactccaggcaaattagcaacaaatcggattttctctgtgcggcaagcgatgaaaaaactgttggaatatggaccccagttgcaccatctattcatcgactttgaagccacctatgatagcatagccagggtaaaactgtacacggccaagaaattggtaagactgactaggctgacgctggcgaatgtgcgaagccatataaaagcagcaggatcactctcaagaccattccacatcaacaacggtctacgacaaggggatgccctatcatgcctcctctttaacctggcccccgagaaagtgatccgtgatgctgatgtaaatgcaagaggtacgatcctctttaagtccacccaactactggcctatgctgacgatattgacatcatgggaagaaccacccgagacgtacaaactgccttcatccaaatcgagcaggcggcgtgagatcttgggctgcacatcaatgaaggcaagacaaaatatatggtggcaacgtcagccccaaaaaccaaccaaccaacaacatcaaaccgtactggtaaaacggaaataataaagataggagaatacaactttgagcccGTTggtaatttatcctatctacgGTCGCGCACGGGTGTTGGCagtcagcagagcctatttcagcttacaaaagctgatataccacgaccgtcaggttatggataaaatccggctcaataggttacggtgggcgggtcttttaatccgtatggatgaggatgatcccacccggaaagtctattagggcaatatctacggtagaataagaagacgaggcagatcctgcctgagatggagcgatggcggaggccaggacgccaaacagctttcagggatatcgaattggtggacttcggcgcaaagccgggatgtctggagttccttattaaggcaggcccagatcggataccggttgttgcgccgttgatgatgatgatcatattGGTTTGctggaaattctactattattaacaaagtaagtCAAAGTTGCTCCTTTTACGTGAAATAATTATTcactaagagataaaatgccaGTACCacctcgaattgaatatcggttaTACTCAACGTATATATACTACGAGCTAATAAGAGTGAAACTATCGAGTTGCCATATAGTCTCCGGTCATGGAGTTGATAGTACCAAAGAACTTCTGTCGGGCGCTCATTGTTCCTACTgaattttcttgttttattattttaaatagagGTTCTTCCTCTCTACAATATGTGCTCCGAGTCCTATGAACACCGAGCACAGCTGGGATAACCGGTTGAAATGTTCAATTTGCACCTAAGAAACTTTTTCTGGCATTGACTAGGATCCATAAGAATTTGAGTGTGAGAGTAATTAATTGCCTCATGTCTTTCTTGTGATCATCCCTTGACAATAGGAGCTAACCTGTAAGTGCATTCACCCTTTTTAACGTTttttagaaaacaaaattttattaaaattggttgactcactgtctgcctgtctatctgccaCACGTGCTTCTCTCAGAAACGATGATAATtactgacatgaaatttggtggaaagtttggAACTGTGAATTTTATAATAGTAtgcatattataatattattatttccgagttgccaCAATCTCGCCAGATGCCGGATTTcagctaatactagcactaagtgtcaagcatttaggcttggacgatcTACCTTAAAAGCAAATATAGAGGGGCTTTGGTTTTAAtggtcggtggtaggttaatggaagAATAAGACGAGAACTGCC includes:
- the LOC119649668 gene encoding 3-oxoacyl-[acyl-carrier-protein] reductase FabG-like — translated: MNFAGKVVLITGASSGIGAAAALHFAKLGASLSLSGRKLENLNKVAEECGSAGQKPIVVVGDVTNEKDNERILGETISKFGKLDVLVNNAGILESGTIENTSMEQFDRVMNTNIRSIYHLTMLAVPHLIKTKGAIVNVSSVNGIRSFPGVLAYNISKASVDQFTRCVALELAAKGVRCNAVNPGVTVTNLHKRGGMDEETYKKFLEHSKTTHALGRPGTVDELANAITFLASDMASFITGASLPVDGGRHAMCPR